In Cottoperca gobio chromosome 1, fCotGob3.1, whole genome shotgun sequence, a genomic segment contains:
- the fam161a gene encoding protein FAM161A yields MQQRVKGRPLLLEQVAQRNAKQAAEKRYTDALHGCDLTEDFISSKAAKSGSAHEAPSPSSDSTQSEQEEPDMGYKPVHYRKVFLDDEDVEVDTDEKAGRSGEASLPHRDSEDACSHLSDQDYRGGRHLHDSDESYSDDHENYSDDSEHDADTTRQDAGK; encoded by the exons ATGCAGCAGAGAGTGAAGGGGAGGCCGCTGCTGTTGGAGCAGGTTGCACAG AGGAATGCCAAACAGGCGGCGGAGAAGCGCTACACAGACGCTCTGCATGGATGTGATCTGACGGAAGACTTTATCAGCAGCAAGGCGGCTAAATCAGGATCTGCACACGAAGCCCCCTCCCCGTCCAGCGACAGCACTCAGAG TGAACAAGAGGAGCCGGACATGGGATACAAACCTGTGCACTACAGGAAGGTCTTCCTGGATGATGAAGACGTGGAAGTGGATACGGACGAAAAGGCTGGAAGAAGCGGCGAGGCTTCACTTCCCCACCGTGACAGCGAGGACGCCTGCAGCCACCTCTCGGATCAGGATTATCGTGGTGGTCGTCATCTCCACGACTCAGATGAAAGTTACTCAGACGATCATGAGAATTATTCAGACGACAGCGAGCACGACGCTGACACCACACGGCAGGACGCAGGGAAGTGA